The genomic DNA AAACCAGCTTGGCTAAAAGAACTCAAGCTCAGGGCTGCGGTGATAAATACAGCAGCCATTTCAGGTGACTTTGCAAAATTCAGGCAGAGCAGGGACACTCCAGGGCCGGTGAAGCCTATAGACTGTTTCATTTGCAATTACACATCAACAATAGTTGCCATTTTCAGAAAAGTAAGATGTTCAgctaaataaaaaatcaatttgcTAAGGACCGAGCTTCCAGATTCTAAAGGTCTTTTACAATTTCTTTTTCCATCTTTTCATCAGATCATGGTTATTCTTCTATGATTAACTTCCTGACATCTTCCATGTATGATCTATTGTGGCTAATATTCAATGAGCAGAATAAGAATTTGAGAGTGCAATATTTCCTATGAGATCTTATCATTTTAAGATATTAAACAGCTTGGGAAGTACCTGCATGATCTTCCGAACGCATGTTTTAGAGTAGCCTGCCTTGACTAGAGAATCCGATATCGCTCCTGCAATGTAACCTGAAACAGCCATTGTACCCCATGGAACCGCACTAAACCAAGCTGCTTGTTTCAAGTTCACATTAAACACCTACATTCATTCAATGAGGAATGTTTATTATACCAACATGGATGCTCAAACACCACTCttaaatttataaaagaaattGAACAAAAGATGTAAGATAGATCCAAATGTAAGCTTGACAAAAAACTGTGTGCCAATGTGTGTGTATGTGTATCTATACTCACTATGTTGATCTCCACAAAGTTATCAGGCCCCAGAGTATGccaacaaatataatttaaaaaggaACTACTTACAGTCTTGAAATAAACTGGCATCCATGAGAGAAGAACAAAGTATCCCTGAAATAAGAATGTGCAGCTTTATTATGTTGTAAAAGAAATAATGAAGCCAATGAGAAGTTTTACATATGATGAGAAGGCTCACCCAATTGTTGGTTACATTAGCGAAGATGATTGCCCATGTGGGTAACTTTGATAGGAGGAGGCCTATAGGTGGAAACTCAGCTGTAGTTGTGGGAGGATCAGTTTTACCAGCCTGGATTGATGTTAGCTCAGATTTGGTGATAAAAGGACTTTCTCTGGGATCACTTGTAACTTTATAAACCCATGATGACAACCATAGCAACCCAAGAGATGAAAAGAGAATGAAAGGCGCAGCAATTCCAATGGTGGACAACATGATTGGTGTCAGAATTAAGCCCACGACGTTTCCAAGATGAAATCCAGCCATGGAAAATCCAACTGCACTTGCTCTTTCATGCCCTGGAAACCACCTAAACAACGGTTTTTTGGTCCATCAAGGCTCAATTCTTTATTCattactataaattataaaaactgTTATTAGTGTATAACATTATTTAAGAGCTGAGCAGTAGGTATTACCTAGATAAGATGGTGCTCATGGAGGGAAGGGCAACGCCTTCAGCTAGACCAAAGAAGGCACGAATGGCCAAGAGAGCAAAGGTGGAGTGATTGGCAGCCCATGGGGTGAGAAGTGTAGCCAAAGACCACAAGGCCACACCCCACGCCATCACTCGTTTGCCTCCATACTTGTCCACCAAAGCTCCTCCAATCACAGAAGAGAATATGTATCCCCAAAGGAAAGATGACTTCAACCAATTAAAACCATACTCATAAGCATCACCAGTGAAGAAAATAAGACGCCATTAAATAAAGGCTTTTATATTTGAACACATGTTTCATTGCATGTGCTTGGGTTTGGTTCATAGTTAAAATAGAACAGCCCATTTAAGGTTTAGCCAAGGCCTGCTCTTCTCTCTTAAAgtccaaacgtcaaatattttaGGTTAAAACTACTTGGCAGATTCCTAAAATATTCCAATTTAAGTGAGGAATAAAGTCTATTTATagtaaaaaaaataacaattttttttgtaattttcatatattttcattttaatttcttaatattaaaattttaaattttaaacgaAATACGTTCCTTTaggtttttccttttcttttcattctttcATTCTTTTCCTAAAATCATGAAAAGAAAATGACATTTATGAACTAAACACAAATATTTATGATAGGGAccaatttaatcaatattttacCAGCAaaagtattttcaatttatggCGGCTGACGTTGGTGAAAACATCGTCTCACAGGTTCTCAACCACCACCAGATTGTCTCTCCTGCTACCACcatcaccattcttttttttccctTCTGATTTTCACATCACAAACTAACAATCCCCCTTTTATCTGTTTCCTATGGATGGAGCTCTAAGAAACTTGGAAAAAGAAAGAGAGATGAATTTATATTTACCTGAACAATGCCGAGGAAAGAACTGGACCAACCAAGCTTATCGGCGAGAGGAACAACGGCAACTGACATAACAACTCTATCAGCATTACATAAACACATAACACAAGCCATTAAAGCCACCACCTTGAACCTTTCCGGTACCCTCACGGTGGCTTCCCCGGGGATCAACAACCTTCTTTCTATCCCCTCCGCCGTGCATCTCACCACTCCTCCTCTCTCCTTCTTCGAAACCTCTCTTCTTGATGTTAACCCCAAGCTCTCCCATTTGACCTGCTTTCCAAACACCACTTTACGCTCAAACCGGAGGTTGGTTGTCCTGGATGTCCAACATGATTGAGGACTGCTCAAATAACAACGAGGTTTGGTGGAAGAATAAGAAGAATGAAGCAGCATAGATTCGGCGGCCATTGGTAGGTGAGGACAACAAGAAGGTTTTGGATATGGAAATTTTGTTAAATATAGGAATTGTTTAAAAGATAttctttataatatatatattattttactcAATAAGCAAATATCATATTACGTTGCTAAAGATTTAGCCTTTTgttgaataataataacaataaaataatcgGTCGTCGTTTTAtctattattttgaaatttagttcATGCCGAATTATATATACCTAACTCACCCTAAAAATAACTATATACCTAACTCTTCAATaacttaatttattaataatacatcacatattaatattttaattaaaaattaatataaataaaagtgaaaatatttatttagtaaatttataaaattatataaaataaatcaaatacctcTTTAATTGAAATGGTAAAATATCGATAGTAAAGTTGATTGAATGTTAGCTCGATTGACATCGATATTGTTGTCAGTGTAGGAGAATGTGAATTTAAGTACGCACATTATCTCTTATTTAAAGATTGCACAGGAGTTATAAGTAATTTTAGATATTATATTAAaaagaataatatataataacaatttataataaaattaatattaaaaaaatagttaaTCAAAACTTTGATGTgtttgatttaaattttattattatttttatgcatattaaaatataaaaaattataataatatttttaaattgaaacTCGATTAATCAATCCCTTACATATATATTATAGTtatgaataaatataaaaaactTTTATCACGTCACATACTTTAATATGAactatatattattttatgtttgctTTTGTTTTCCATGACCGAACGCTCTTGAGTGGCGAGACGTGTCGCACACCCATTTTGCTCACCTACTACTACTTCCAATGTGTTTACTTGTCACCGGGATTTGCCGGTTccatagaattttttttaatcaCATTAGTCTCTAAATTCAATTATTCATTCTGCAAATTAATCCTTATGATTAACACcattaatttttaacatttaagtGATGTGGTCAAATTATGATGCGATTCATGAATAAGGAAACAGCATgtgttttccttttaatttttctaaagtttattaaaaaattacataaattaaaacaagtgttttagaaaaatataagaaaaaatattagttataaaaattcaaataaaataatatatacaattcaaaacataaaactaaaaaattagttaaaacttcaaaattacaaaaaaaatcaaagaatattttgaaaaatcaataaaaattataaaattttagaaattaaaaaaagtaaaaaaattgacCGGTCAATTTTTTGtatctttattttcttattttgtaaaaattttctaacattttaactatattttttggaatttttcaaaaaagaagtattttttaaaattttaactttttaattatatatttattttttgaattttataatttacatatatttttataatttaaattttatttacctttttagtttagattttttaatttttagaataatTATTGAAGAAAACAATATCACCTTTGTGTTTGGCCACGTCACTTAACTATTAAAAACTAATGGTGTTAATCATAAAGACCAATTTATGTAATAGATACCAACATTAGGGACCAATGTAATCCGAGAAAAAAAGTTTATaagttaatttgagaaaaattgTCAGCTACAAGGGCTAATTTATTTAGTAAGCCTTTTCTGGAGATTATTATTAGGGATAATAGCAAGATTTACTCTTGtattttaacaaaattacaaaTGTAATACTTGATCATTTGATTTATCCAATTTAATACATATACTTTTTATTTGTCCATCGTATTCTAATCATAAGTTAATAGGGGTGTTGTTTGAATGATCTGAGTATATGTCCCAGTCCGAGTGAAATTAATAGGAGTTACaaatcataagtaaataaataatccGGATATAATAATATTTGATACTATTGAGCCAAACTTATAactatatgaattgaaataaataaaatatatgatcATATTGCGATTTAATTGAAAATGAGATCTAGAGGCCAAAGTGAATGCGAATGTGTTGTCAGTCTCTAGAATCAATCCAAATGGTATAAAAACCAAAGCAAAAGAGATGAATGTCTTAGTACATAAATGATATGATGATATTGACATATTTTATAAATGCATAAATGAGTGTTTGATCATTGAATGATATGAAATTGGTATGAATTGAATGGTTGTTAATGGTTAAATAAGTTGAACATAGTACATATATGATGAAATGTTGGTAAAGTTGTTTTGGACTTAATATAAGTATGTTACATATGCAAATTGATGGTTGAAAATTGCTTGTCGCTTTAGAACATGAATTGGTTGATTTATTTTGTGCATATAAACATGTTTTTATCTTGAGATGTATTGTTAAtacatgttatatatgtaatacccctaacccgtatccgctgccagaacagggtttcggagcattactaccatttacagatcactaaaaaaaatttaaatacttaccgattcaatgcatcatataaataaatatattaccattcaatcaacagtttgacagttgtataagcatcaaacagcaacattgttagtatacttgcacatatctcatataaattcaacatcgatatatctattttctcgacatatcgcacttgagtttaataatagtctcaattacataatttccttgtatcaacatatcaaagataatcatatatgtacatgtcatgaaacatatcatgctcttaccgtttcttcataagcatatatcattcatttcattatatcaatatttcatgctccatcatttccatatattttatgtatatttattcggtaatagtttatatcaaacttaacataaattatatttcatgtacttatacttatttcgtttatctatcttcataattatttcatataaccattcgtcatcgatacatattacttgaatatcaattgttcaatgatgctagagcgtctcccatccacggtcttatttatctttgacatgatgccatagtgtctttcaactatggtcttactcattttctgtcatgttgccatggtatctttcaaccatggtcttgttcatttcatatcatgttgccatggtatctttcaaccatggtcttacacatttcatatcaggttgtcatggtatctttcaacacAGGTtgcatggtatctttcaaccatggttttacacatttcatatcagagagcacactcccgcgaaccttatccttacagtgggattaccagtccaggctaaatcccctgtaatataaactcatagagtattgtcgggattaccggtcgagctaaatcccaagcgataattactcta from Gossypium arboreum isolate Shixiya-1 chromosome 9, ASM2569848v2, whole genome shotgun sequence includes the following:
- the LOC108454782 gene encoding probable anion transporter 3, chloroplastic, whose amino-acid sequence is MAAESMLLHSSYSSTKPRCYLSSPQSCWTSRTTNLRFERKVVFGKQVKWESLGLTSRREVSKKERGGVVRCTAEGIERRLLIPGEATVRVPERFKVVALMACVMCLCNADRVVMSVAVVPLADKLGWSSSFLGIVQSSFLWGYIFSSVIGGALVDKYGGKRVMAWGVALWSLATLLTPWAANHSTFALLAIRAFFGLAEGVALPSMSTILSRWFPGHERASAVGFSMAGFHLGNVVGLILTPIMLSTIGIAAPFILFSSLGLLWLSSWVYKVTSDPRESPFITKSELTSIQAGKTDPPTTTAEFPPIGLLLSKLPTWAIIFANVTNNWGYFVLLSWMPVYFKTVFNVNLKQAAWFSAVPWGTMAVSGYIAGAISDSLVKAGYSKTCVRKIMQSIGFTGPGVSLLCLNFAKSPEMAAVFITAALSLSSFSQAGFLLNMQDIAPQYAGFLHGIANSAGTLAAIISTIGTGYFVQWLGSFQAFLSLTACLYFITTIFWNLFATGERVF